From a single Pelmatolapia mariae isolate MD_Pm_ZW linkage group LG20, Pm_UMD_F_2, whole genome shotgun sequence genomic region:
- the LOC134618309 gene encoding rap1 GTPase-activating protein 1-like isoform X6 gives MPHRKRSFTFGAYGGVDKTFSKARSLWKQDGSDPRISATLEPQLLQPKLPFTASPFQKGNRMDEQRCTFPPPLKTEEDYIPYPSVHEVLGRKSPFPLILLPQFGGYWIEGTNHELSQAGDTEPLQPLSPNTRTKLECNTLATLFRKHFLGKEHFNYYSVDSVLGHLVFSLKYEVIGDQEHLRLMLRTKLKTYHDVIPISCLTEFPNVVQMAKLVCEEVNVDRFYPVLYPKASRLIVTFDEHVISNNFKFGVIYQKFGQTSEEELFGNNEESPAFVEFLEFLGEKIELHNFKGFRGGLDVTHGQTGTESVYCNYRNKEVMFHVSTKLPYTEGDTQQLQRKRHIGNDIVAIVFQEENTPFVPDMIASNFLHAYIVVQVVNPCSDNVLYKVSVTARDDVPFFGPALPNPAIFKKGPEFHEFLFTKLINAEYACYKAEKFAKLEERTRSALLETLYEELHLNSQAIMGVGGEDDKLENGNAGGGGFFESFKRVMRSRSQSMDAMGLTFKKPHTVSTSLSGNFNHNPTESPKFPGIRERETAHLDMGSNYA, from the exons GAAACAAGATGGGAGTGACCCCCGAATTTCTGCAACTCTAGAGCCCCAGCTGCTCCAGCCTAAGCTCCCATTCACCGCCTCACCATTTCAAAAG GGGAACAggatggatgagcagaggtgCACCTTTCCTCCGCCTCTGAAG actgAGGAGGATTACATACCGTACCCAAGTGTCCATGAG GTGCTGGGGAGAAAGAGCCCCTTTCCTCTTATCCTCCTGCCACAGTTTGGGGGCTACTGGATTGAAGGGACCAACCATGAGCTGAGCCAGGCTGGAGACACGGAGCCTCTCCAGCCTCTGTCCCCGAACACTCGGACCAAGCTGGAATGTAACACGCTGGCTACGCTCTTCAGGAAACATTTCCTGGGCAAG GAACACTTTAATTACTATTCAGTGGACAGTGTCCTTGGACATCTGGTGTTCTCCCTAAAATACGAGGTGATCGGTGACCAGGAACATCTGCGTCTAATGCTCAG GACCAAGCTGAAAACCTACCATGATGTGATCCCCATTTCCTGTCTGACAGAGTTTCCAAATGTGGTCCAAATGGCCAAG CTTGTCTGCGAAGAGGTCAACGTGGACCGCTTTTATCCTGTCCTTTATCCCAAA GCTTCAAGACTTATTGTCACCTTTGATGAACATGTGATAAGCAACAATTTTAAGTTTGGAGTCATCTATCAAAAGTTTGGACAG ACTTCAGAGGAAGAGCTGTTTGGCAACAACGAAGAGAGCCCTGCCTTTGTAGAATTCCTGGAGTTTCTCGGAGAGAAAATTGAACTGCATAACTTTAAAGG TTTCCGCGGAGGGTTAGATGTGACTCACGGGCAGACTGGCACAGAATCTGTCTACTGCAACTACCGCAACAAAGAGGTCATGTTTCATGTGTCCACAAAGCTGCCTTACACAGAGGGGGACACCCAGCAG TTGCAGAGAAAAAGGCACATAGGAAATGACATTGTCGCCATCGTTTTCCAAGAAGAAAATACTCCCTTTGTACCAGACATGATCGCCTCCAACTTTCTCCACGCTTACATTGTAGTCCAAGTGGTCAACCCCTGCTCCGACAATGTTCTTTACAAG GTGTCAGTTACAGCACGGGATGATGTACCTTTCTTTGGCCCGGCCCTCCCAAACCCTGctatctttaaaaaa GGCCCCGAATTCCATGAATTCCTTTTTACTAAGCTAATCAATGCAGAATATGCCTGCTACAAAGCTGAGAAATTTGCCAAATTGGAG GAGAGAACACGATCGGCCTTGTTGGAGACTCTTTATGAGGAGCTCCACTTAAACAGCCAGGCCATAATGGGTGTTGGAGGAGAGGACGACAAGCTGGAAAATGGGAATGCTGGAGGAGGGGGCTTCTTTGAGTCTTTTAAG AGGGTGATGCGCAGCAGAAGCCAGTCTATGGATGCCATGGGTCTTACTTTCAAGAAGCCGCACACAGTCTCCACTAGCCTGAGCGGCAACTTTAACCACAACCCCACAGAGAGCCCTAAATTCCCAGGGATA cgagagagagagactgcacACTTGGACATGGGAAGCAATTATGCCTGA